Proteins encoded by one window of Salvia splendens isolate huo1 chromosome 7, SspV2, whole genome shotgun sequence:
- the LOC121811418 gene encoding 60S ribosomal protein L22-3-like, whose amino-acid sequence MSKGTAAAAVKGGKKKGVTFVIDCSKPVEDKIMEIASLEKFLQERIKVGGKAGALGDSVTVSRDKSKITVTADSNFSKRYLKY is encoded by the exons ATGAGCAAAGGCACGGCGGCTGCGGCGGTGAAGGGCGGGAAGAAGAAGGGCGTTACCTTCGTTATCGATTGCTCGAAGCCGGTGGAGGATAAGATCATGGAGATCGCTTCGCTGGAGAAGTTTTTGCAGGAGAGAATTAAGGTCGGTGGCAAAGCTGGTGCTCTCGGCGATTCCGTTACTGTTAGCCGCGACAAGAGCAAGATCACCGTCACCGCTGATTCCAATTTCTCCAAAAG GTATTTGAAGTATTGA